The DNA sequence AAGATTATCTGGATGAGATGGATTACCGGGAGACTCTCTACTTAAAGAAACAGTTGAAAGAAGACTACCGTAGGCGTAAAGAGAAGTTACTCCTGAATGAGCAACAACTTTTGAATAGTGATAATTCTGATGATCAGCAAGCTCCTCCAGAGCCTGTTCTGTTACCAGACATGGCTGTTCCTCCAAGTTTTGACTCAGATTGCCCTACACATAGGTATCGTTGCTTTGTTGCTGATGACCAGTGGCTTGTGAGACCTGTTCTTGATCCACAAGGATGGGATCATGATGTGGGGTTCGATGGTATAAACTTGGAGACAACCACAGAAATAAAGAAGAATGTTTATGCCATGATTGTGGGACAGATGAATAAGGATAAGCATGACTTTGGTATTCAGTCTGAGTGTTCTGCTGCTTATGTTGATCCCATAGGTCCAACTTATTCTGCGAGTCTTGATGTTCAGTCAGCAGGCAAAGATCTGATATGTACGGTTCGTAGCAACACAAAATTGAGAATCGTAAAGCACAATATTACTGACTGTGGTGTTTCTTTGATGTCCTTTGCGAAGAAGTATTATGTGGGTGCAAAGCTTCAGGATACTTTGTTAGTTGGgaatatattaaaatttgtcATGAATGCAGGCTTAATGGAGGGTTCTCGCCAGGTGGCGTATGGTGGGAGTTTCGAAGCTGCCATACGAGGGGGAGATTATCCTGTAAGAAATGACAATTTAAGTCTAACGGCAACTGTCCTTTCCTTTAACAAAGAGACTGTATTGAGTGGAAGTTTACAAGCTGACTTGAGGCTGAGTAGAAGCTCGAGAGCAACTGTTAGTGCTAATTTAAATAGTCGCGGAATGGGGAAAATATGCATTAAGACAAGTAGCTCTGAGAATTTACAAATTGCTTTGGTTGCTGTTTTCTCAGTTCTGAAGGCCCTATCACGTAGAAGGGGAGCTAACTACACGGGGAAGGATATGAGAGACTAGTTTCTGTTTGTTTATTGGTACCCTCTTCTTGTGTTCATGGAAGTAGAGGTGTTGAAGCGCTGTCCACATGCCAAATATCACGTAGAAGACAGAAGACTGTTGGTTAGAATCGGATGTTTTTGAAGAGTTTAGCTGGagttttctttttgttgataCTTGAGGTGCATATTGCCTGTTTTTGGAAGTCTCTTATAGGTAAGGCTGGCCTCTTAGAACCGATTTATTTCTGTAGATTGGTGCTCAATAATAAGTTCTAGAGCTTCGGGACTTCTTGATATTCATTCTGGTACAATGAACGATAATTGTACAGTAAAGTAGAGGAAAagacccccccccccctctcttccCCCCAAAAAACTGTAATTTGTTCAAATAAGTCAGCATATGATTTTTCTCTGGTGCTCATTGGGAGCTAAGAGCTATTGTTTATTGAAATATGGAAAATCTTAAAAAGTTATAAATTTGTTTTCTGTTGCCTAATTGAATGATGATAAGAACATTACTGGTCGTCTTGAACTAAATTGTTAGATCGGTTTAACTATCTAAAATTACGATTTTGAAAGTTTATCAATATCATTATATCAAGTCAACTATTTTATCGTCTTGAGCTTCAATGATATTTACTTCCTAtgcttggattttttttttccttttttcagaTTACCTACCAAAAAAACCTCCACAAGCAGTCATAGAAAAGATTCAAATTCAGGTCCTTTCAGAATGTGTTGTCATCTTTTGTTACCTGTACTAATTCTCCTTAACTACTTGGATCGTTTTACGCAAAAGAATCGCACAGAGGATACTACGACACAGTACAGAGGGTTTCGTGATATATAGTCGTCCATCTTTATAGAGGGTTCTTTGTAAGACGAGTATCTCACGTGATTCCCTCCATATACAACGAAATTGAAGGTAGGAGAAATTTGTATTCAACCGATTGGCCTTGTGAGCTTTAAAATCTAAGGATCGTGATTTTGACATTTTGTCTACTTTactcgttattattattattattgattattgacgTGCGGGTTTACTTCATGGATGACGAATTCCATTATGCAAAGACCATGTGCCGTGCGGCGCGAGCCTTCATGCTCTTCTAAATTTGCATCTATAAAAGTCAATTGCTATGGAACTCTCCTTAgagagtaaattattattttgttgtgTATAAATTTAATTGTGTATATatcaaatacataaaataattatctttatGTCTTTTATGAAATTATGgagtattatttttaaattgaattttaaataattaatttagcatatcatttttattcttttaaaaatatagaatttgATATATTCTTATGTAATTATAGAGTAAATGTATATTCCAAAATTTACCTTTTGTCAAAACTTCAActataaattaaattgattataGATATAATGATTTCATGCtttaaaaatatgtataataaatCTACCATGTCATTGtataccacaaaaaatattttactctCTAATTTCTGGAGCAATTCCCTATATATAAATCTATAACAATTTGTGTGTATGGATATTCTTGTTTTCATGAGAAATGATTATTTGTTTTCACTCTGTAATTAGTTGTTAGAATCAATAGGTCTTCAAATCGTTCATTTGAAAAAATTGAAATCCTTCTTATTGGATGGCCGTGATACTTCCCAAAAATCGAAATTCTTGATCAATGAAAGAACAATATCACCATCTTTTTTCAATAAGATACCAAAGTGGATGATTGACTCATTCCATACTAGAAAGAATCGCAGGAAATCTTTTGATAACACGGATTCCTATGTTTCAATGATATCCCACGATCAAGACAATTGGCTGAATCCCGTGAAACCATTTCATAGAAGTTCATTGATATCCTCTTTTTTTAAAGCAAATCGACTTCGATTCTTGAATAATCAATATGACTGCAATGTTGTAATTTCTTTCAATGGATCTAAGAAGAGTGGAGAAATATGGGATGAAGGATAAAGGGAGGGATAAGGATTGAAGAGTAAGGATGATGAATGGGGCAACTTGGTTGATGGTTACTAAACTTGTTTCTACAGTGTCATAAAGCAGTGGTCCGAGAAACGTGCTTTGTGGTAATTGACGTTGAAATTTTGCAATTCTCTTGATGTTTCCATGAAGATGCCAATTCCTTCACGCTCCTTTGAACCTTTGACTAATTGGTTCTGCTAACTCCCAAGACAAATGGGGTATtgcaaaattgaaaatataagcTATAAAGTATTAGCTCCAATTAGCAATTTCAGGACAAACAAAATATTATGAGCATGACCAAATTATTCGAGCAACAAAAGAGTCAACCATCAACGAAGAAAGACAACATATGTTCCACCAATGGAATAATGATTCAAGAATTgtacaataataaaaaagtagaggGATATGAACGTACATGTGAAACTAATAAGCTCAtaataattagtttatttatGAACATAGTTTACAATATGATACTGTAACGCTGTATGATTCGGTAAGTCTTGCTTAATAAATGGAATAAGTCTTCGTTTTAAACACGAGTCCATGTGATATTATAATTTACCGCAACGATCGCTTGCTTATAAATATAAGCCATTCAAATGTGCACAACACATTTATAATTTATTGCTTGTATATGGTAGTTGTAGGATCAAGGTATCACCCTCCCTGTGTGACCGTGTCTGCCATATGCATCAGCAATTAACGAAGAAATGTGCACAACGTGATAGAAACATGTTTGTGGATGTAACTTTGACTCACTCAAACGAATAATAAGGTACATTTGagaagttttaaaaataatttttttaaatttttgacttataaaaagtaatagtattaatattttgtgtaatttttaaaattaaattacgactttttaaaaagctatttaggaacttataaaaaaatttaaaaagaaaaaaaaactctcataatattactatttttttatcacatttttataaaataaatatttttagaactaaaaattcaaacacaaaataatttatttataagctatttttaatataactatttattatttaagctattttttttaaaagatcttattgAAGCAGTTTATCCAAACTAAACCTAATTCCCATTCACTTCCATCCTGATACATTACGTTTTATAGTCTATTacatctattatctattatagaaataacataaaattaattaacaaaaactgTAGAAACtacattattaaaatttaaaataagaaacaTGTCATTGCATTTTTTATGAATCGTCAATACATTCATTGGAAGCAGCCCACCAAACAAAAACAAATCCCAAACTAttgtctctctttctttctttattattattatgatttctcCTAGGTATACCTTATGTTTGTTTATTGTTTCCAAGGCATCCCTACCACTAAAATGGCATATACCATAAAACGATCCTCATACAGAATCTTGATCCCTCAGCAGCCATCACCTCACCTTACTTGTCCCCACCATATTATGCATCCGAATCCTTCTCCGGTTCTTCCCATTATGCTGATTCCCCTTTACCAAAATCCTTAAACCACGTTAAGTAACAAACAAGAACAAATAATCGACTCAACTGAGATCTAGAGCAATGCTGCATGTTTTCCGgaagaactttttctttttaagaaaaaagGAAGTGCTTGGTCTTCAATCTCAATGACATGAATTATTCTTCACCCAAATTGCAAGATATACAAAATGTAATTCAACACAATTATTAACTACACTAACAATTGAACAATCCAATTACCTAATTCCTACATTTCCTCCCACATCTAATTTGTACagaaaatagacaaaaataagaacttttcttttcttcctgtCTCTTTAGGCCATGTTTGGCAGCTAGTTTAAGTGAAATGCAGAGATAGGAAAATAGAAAAATCTTTCTTAAAGCGAAGTGCCCCACAAAACCTCAGCAACAATGGTGGCAGCTTCTGCATCAGAAACAGAAGCCTCCCTAACCCTAACGAGAATTTCCTGCTTGAATGCCCTCTTCTCTCTTTGTCTCAATCCTTCTCCAATCTCCAGCATAACTGCAAACCTCGCTACGCAGCTCGCAAAAGGGTGTCCCTCCAAGAACCTCTTCTGCCTCTTCCCTTCTCTAACTTGTCCATCTTCATCACAATCAttctcatcttcttcctctgTCTTCTTCTCGTGATCTAAATCGATCAAATCCCCGCCAAGCTCCGACCTTTGCAGCTCCACAAGCTTCTCCACCAAACCCTCCTTGAGCATGGCCTCCACCGCTTCCTTCCTCCCAAAGTACCCAATCTCAAGCACGCAATCCATCCCCAAAACCCTCATTTCCAACTCCTCGCAATCCAAAAACCCAATGATGTTGGGAATCTCACCGTTCGATTCAATCTCGTCCACAAACGGCGACTTGATTGACCTGATCAGAGAACACAGAGCCTCAATCGAACGCAGCGAGCCCATACTCACCAGAGCTCGAATGGTAGGGCCCATGAGAACCTGGCCGACGAAGACGTCCTTGTTGAATCGAATCAGCGCCGCCACAGCCAGCCCCGCGTTCTCGCGAACATTGAGGGAGCACTTAGCGTCGAAGAGAACCGATTCGAGTGAAGAGAAGATCTTATTGTTGAGAACTAGGTCCTGCAGGTCGCGGTTGAAACCCTGGGAGAGTCGTTGACGGAACTGAGTCAAGAGAGCGATTAACTGGTCGGGGGCAAGATGGTCATTTAGGTGGCGGGAGAGGGAGTGGATGCTCTCGCGGTCGATCCATGCTTGGATTTCGGACTCGATGGAGTTGGCGAGCTTGGAGATGGAGTGAGTGGAGAGTCGTCGGGAGAGGAAGGAACGGAGGGAGTGAGGGCGGTGGCGGGAAGTGGTGGAGTTAATGTGGTCGACGAGGTGCTTGAGGCGGGAAAGATGGTGGGAGAGAGCGGAGAGGTTTGGGTCGTTGGAGAGTATTGTATCGGACTCAGTGTGGAGCTCCAGGAGTGCTTTAATGGCGAGCGATGTGTTATCGTGCTTGTGTTGAAGCTCTTGTGATGCTTGTTTCAGTGCTTGCAGGACTTCTAGAACTTGCGGGGTGCTGTTCTTATCTGTGTCTTCCATGGTGTGTTTTCAGAGacacggagagagagagagagagaaaagaaaaatgtttcgAGTTTCGTGATGCTGTTTGGATTCTATTTGCAGCTTGGAATCGGAAATGGGAAAGGACCTTTTTGTCTCactaaattttctttctttccttttttttttttttgttttaataagtGTGAGGAATGCTGGGTGTGGAACAAGGCTTAAAGGTGCCACTGCCACATGGAATATGCTGCTCTTCAAATCAATGAGCTTCTTTTGCATGTAAATTGATTGCCATGTAAATCATCCCTCACCGCTGATTGCATTCCTAATCTCATATCTACTTActatactaaaattgggtttttccCTAATcaatgaaagtgaggtgtcacttTTTCGTGAGCcaattttccctccaaaatgaatgtatttaatgaataatacataattatactaatttaggaaaatatatttattttaattatataaaatcaatatttaatgcatcattaaactacttatcaattattaatcagaaatattttaaattattttaatgaataatgcataattatactaatttaggaaaatatctttattataattatataaaatcaatatttaatgcatcattaaactaattatcaatcaaaaatatttttaaatattttaattatattcattttaattatattcatatccttctaattcttattcattatccaatgattttattagtggcaagttgttaacccatttatattgataataataataattttattaggataaatatcaaattctattcctaatataaacatataaaatttaattccttccatttttattttaccactataaaagatcatgtatgctagaagaaaagatcattcgtttaccaattactctttcatttgatagcttttatgacaattctttttcttcctatgaggcgtcgtTGCAAGAAGACAACTATCGTGGACACAAACTACCACACTCTCCAACTTTCGTGCTCATTATTCGGAGCTATATAAGATATGTTATCTATAAAGTATTTATAGActatggtgttatcatgtatgcataaataaaaaatgtttcgtatttaaatttaagttatttatctGTTTGTGGTATATTGTAATGTGAAATTGCTTTCAATATGTATTGTGTAATGATATTATGTTctaatttaagcttttactttagaattgtattatgattttatctcgtCTTTTTTTCTTAGATGtcaagttgacgtatttttatttattattattattattgaaacggattgatatgaaatgtaccaaaaaaaactcttacattcaatttattttattgtagtcttctatctattctatttatttttattttcttcttattcattttattttctttttaaatgttatataatttattataatttatataccaatctatttctattttttaatatactaaaattaggttttcccccaactaatgaaagtggggtatcactttctcgtgaacccattttccttccaaaatgattgcactatttcactcttttaaatttatttttaaaaatcatctttaattgatataattatattataattagtatgtaatgaatgatacataattatattcatttaagataatctctttattataattatactaatctcttttaaatttatttcaaaaaattatcttaattataattatataacaatattatacttagcatttaatgaataattcataattatactaatttagaacaatatctctattataattatataaaattaataattaatacattattaatctaattatcaatcaaaaatatttttaactattttaattatattgatataattttattttttattcattatcctaaaattttattagtgacaaattattatcttaatggtgagctataataataataataataataataataataataataataataataataataataataataataataataataacaaaaagatagaaaattatattttagagaaatataaattgattattaataattggttattaataatgataattatatgattaatttttagtaatcattaaatatatttaatataaataaccaaatttaattagttaacaaatgaaAGAGAATATTATTACAGGATTGTAGaagcaacaaaatatatattgtaGAAGccaatttaatataataacaataattatcgttattattcaataataataataattataatctttctttttattaaaacactcatctaattgaattaatataaatatataatgaaaatAAAGGATGGATTTTTTGACTTGAAAGATAATACAATCGAATATTCTTGAAGATTTTAGAGCTGTAAATATATATTCTTCCTGTATAAATATACGCATGCATGTTacctcatttttttataaataaaaaataacatttaccCGTTAAATTTGTTAGTTGCTCAATCGATTCATCTTATTTACTGTGATTGAGattgatatataattataaagatttttttcctccattaattttagtaaaaaaaatccatgacgtaaaataaaatgaaataaagtcagtatctacttttttctcaatattttttatatttacggtaaatattaaatgtaaaaaagaaaaaaataatattaatcattatcatttttatttatttacattcataattaaatttaatataattatagtaagtctctataattataataatttatatctgttatatatatagcaattatattatatataattatatatctcctcttttatatatacttagcaagtatttatatttatataatctacttaatatattaaaattagattttttttctcaactaatgagagtgaggtgtgaattcctcatgaatttattttccctccaaaatgaatgcatttaatgaataatgcataattatactaatttagaaaaatatctttattataattatataaaatttatatttaatatattattaaactacttatcaattatcaatggaaaatataataataataataataataataataataataataataataatatacttatacttaatatactaaaattgtatttttccctaactaattgaagtgagatgtcaatttttcataaattcatttttcttctaaaatgaaagtactattatctcttctaaatttattttagaaaaatatctttattatatttatattacaattaacatttaatgaataatgtatgattatagtaatttaggaaaatatatttattataattatataaaattaatatttaatgcattatcaactaatgaaagcgaggtgtcaatttttcatgaatttattttttttccaaaatgaaagtactattctctcttctaaatttattttagaaaaattaagatttcatgctgaatataggtggcaagttaaaaaaaataagcaagttcatggaatcaaattatatttctataacatatataagaatatatattttattatataaaaattgaatttctgcaCTTTATGATGGGCGTGACATACTTTTtagcgtgtttcttaatttattttttataactcattgaatacaatttattacagtaaattaattatatcaactaattgatttgaataggtatatttattataatttatatcaatcaaataattataatttattatataaattattttaattcattaatttataagttacataataacatagatgatttgttacttatactgattaaatacaataaatacatattaatttagttaaaaaaattattatctcctatgttttcctatttatttttttaattcattaaatccaatcaattataataaattaattatatcaactaattgattcaatcaattattttctaatttattttttgaattcaataaatcaaataaaattaattatactaattatttgtattgactaattgatttgattaattcttaaaatatttttatttgatttattttatttatttaaatataactaattagttatttaattttattaggataaatatcaaattctatttctaatataaaaatacaaaattttattcattccatttttattttaccatatatgctagaagaaaatattattcatttaccaattactctttcattgggtaacttttacaacaattctttttctttctatgagGCGTCGTCACAAGAAGGCAATTATCATGGTCACAAATTAGTACATACTCTTCAACTCCCATGCTcatcattcagagcaatatatgatatccattaagcatttatagaccatggtgttatcatgtttgcataaataaaaaaattcgtaATTAAacttaagtcatttacctgtttgtgtggtatattgtagtgtgaaattacttttaatttgtgttgtacaatgatattatggtttaatttaagcttttattttagaattgtgttatgattttatctcatcattttctcttagataataagttgatgtatttttatttattattattgaagcagatgtgatataaaatttgtaaaaagaaaaaaaacttacattcaatttattttattgtattcttctattcttctatttttttatttttttattcattttattttttttaaatatcatataatttattataatttatatcaattaattaattataattcattatatcagttagtttaattcattaatttataatatacatgataaaatagatcatttgttacttatacgtttgtttttctaaaatctaaatctgaataattatattttcgatttttgttatgaacaaaatattattaataatgaataataattaaccactcatacttttaatcaaagtgtttggatgatttttatatttattaatattaattattgattattttttcataaataaattatattataattttatgttaattcataattgattaatgattaatgttcatgaagctatgttactctaaattttttattttataaatattttatttaaatataatttttttaacataaaaaatgtattatttttaataatatcataattttatattttttaattattctaaatgaatattttatcaaatactaattaaagtcataacttctgctttattttgtttaactcattaaagtcaattcattatgatgaattaattatatcaactaatttatttgaatagatatttaagtatcacataatttaaaattatgtatattaattatttgatttaatttttatgatatataaatttaagtaataaattaaaataagataatttattacttatttaaattgaatacaacaaatataaattaatttagttaaaaatttacaattttctaatcttctatacgtaaaaatgacaaaacaaaattataaaaataatctttttatcacttttgctattttaattttattttctttgcttttttatgtataattttattttatattaactttgtttatttaataataaaatatactcatattaattttatcatataataatatatttttttccaatATTAACCAAAGAATTAATAGTTATTaactacatctaatagaatgactgagaagtgagaactacgaAAAGTTAACCCATGTTCAAAAtgctgaaacaaagaaaagaaaacagtggatatatgattggagaaaaaagtataataataacaaaatatactaaaactgaatttttttctccgactaataaaagtgaggtgttaattcctcatgaattcattttttctccgaaatgaaatcactatttttttctctaaatttattttagaaaaatatatttattataattatattacaattaacatttaacgaataatacataattatactaatttagagaaatatttttattataattatataaaatcaatatttaatacattatcaactaataaaagtgaggtatcAATTCCTTATGAattcattttccctccaaaatgaaagtactgttctcttttctaaatttattttagaaaatatctttattataattatattacaatattacaattagcatttaatgaataatgcataattataataatttagaaaaataaaataaagtccagtaatttatcttcTGACTACACACGtgtatagaataacttttaagaaagaGTCATGTATAATAAATACGGTCGATTattgtaaaactgtatactaatattgatataatattatttcaggtatatATTTTACAGgtatcaaagaaaagtgttgagttattttttagtagatttaaattatttattgtttattagagaatttgtgcattaaaattctctaataatttattatttattttgagctaattttgatatgttcttatttgacagtaaaacaacatataaaaatttattggtgggtctaagtattattaagttatttatggtcacattgagtatatatgtttgatttattgaagaaagtagattactaaaaccaattaataactattttcgagttaatatatttaacactagcttaagaaaaaataaataatacataacatgttttatttttattaatcaaattattataatttaaattaatcttaacaaaataatttaaaattataatttcaatcttatcacgtgcatagcACGGGTTAATACACTTGTTATTACAGTATTTTTCAGATTCGATAAGCTAAGGGCCATtcactaataaattattattattattattatattaactttttaaattcGAATTTTCTAAAGTTGGTATTgccatttcaaaaaaaatatatatcattaatcatcagtaaattaaaataataaaactcacaaaTAATAAAGgttacaaattcaaaaataattaaaatattattttattattttattaatttgtcattttaaaagaatttttttattttttgtcgtgttttttttttaagttccaTAGAAGGGATGCATGTATTAAATCTTGTgtttacagaaaaataaaaattcacataTATGTTTATCTTTAAAAAATGCAACATTATTCCCATACAGaacaaaaaaaatgcaacattgataaatatccaaaaataaaaataatattattgacaaaaaaataataagtcaataacaataattaaaagataaatatttttatgttgacatttttttataaaatggtattataaattattaaatagtttTATATGTTTAATTAGAATTAAACCATAATGTAGTTTTTAAATTTACAGTCGATCTTCGAATtcattttttaaacttaaaattattctaaattcgCCCCTAATATATTTTTTGACGAATATTTATGAAAAAAGTGATGATGTATATAAAGAAAAGTAGGGTAGACAATTAATAATCAtcgaaaagaagagaaaaaataacTTAACAGCACAGAGGAGGCCAGCTATACAACATCAGCAGTTA is a window from the Arachis hypogaea cultivar Tifrunner chromosome 1, arahy.Tifrunner.gnm2.J5K5, whole genome shotgun sequence genome containing:
- the LOC112701549 gene encoding uncharacterized protein; translated protein: MEDTDKNSTPQVLEVLQALKQASQELQHKHDNTSLAIKALLELHTESDTILSNDPNLSALSHHLSRLKHLVDHINSTTSRHRPHSLRSFLSRRLSTHSISKLANSIESEIQAWIDRESIHSLSRHLNDHLAPDQLIALLTQFRQRLSQGFNRDLQDLVLNNKIFSSLESVLFDAKCSLNVRENAGLAVAALIRFNKDVFVGQVLMGPTIRALVSMGSLRSIEALCSLIRSIKSPFVDEIESNGEIPNIIGFLDCEELEMRVLGMDCVLEIGYFGRKEAVEAMLKEGLVEKLVELQRSELGGDLIDLDHEKKTEEEDENDCDEDGQVREGKRQKRFLEGHPFASCVARFAVMLEIGEGLRQREKRAFKQEILVRVREASVSDAEAATIVAEVLWGTSL